In Anaerolineales bacterium, one DNA window encodes the following:
- the ilvC gene encoding ketol-acid reductoisomerase: MAKINFGGVEEEVVTRDEFPLEKAREVLKDEVVAVLGYGVQGPAQAMNMRDNGIKVIVGQRAGTKNWDKAVEDGWVPGETLFSVEEAAEKGTVIQYLLSDAGQRSLWSKIVECLNEGDMLYFSHGFSVTFKDDTGVIPPPHVDVALVAPKGSGRSVRLNYLDGSGINASFAVHQDATGKAKDRTIALGIAIGAGYLFPTTFEKEVYSDLTGERGILMGALAGVMEAQYNELRKHGHSPSEAFNETVEELTQSLIRLVGQNGMDWMYANCSTTAQRGALDWKDKFRDAVAPVFTDLYQSVVSGNEARITLEANSQPDYRAKLEVELAAVRDSEMWRAGAAVRSLRPENWKK; this comes from the coding sequence ATGGCAAAGATAAATTTTGGCGGTGTGGAAGAAGAAGTTGTTACACGTGATGAATTTCCACTGGAGAAAGCGCGGGAAGTTCTCAAGGATGAAGTGGTGGCGGTGTTGGGCTACGGCGTGCAGGGACCCGCACAGGCGATGAACATGCGCGACAACGGCATCAAGGTCATCGTTGGTCAGCGTGCAGGGACGAAAAATTGGGATAAGGCTGTGGAGGACGGCTGGGTCCCAGGTGAGACGTTGTTCTCAGTGGAGGAAGCCGCGGAGAAGGGGACTGTTATTCAATATTTATTGTCTGATGCGGGTCAGCGTTCACTGTGGTCAAAGATCGTGGAATGTTTGAACGAAGGCGACATGCTCTACTTCTCGCACGGATTTTCCGTCACCTTCAAGGATGATACGGGCGTGATCCCGCCTCCGCACGTGGACGTGGCGCTTGTCGCGCCGAAGGGATCTGGACGAAGTGTCCGCTTGAATTATCTCGACGGTTCAGGCATCAATGCCAGTTTCGCCGTCCACCAGGATGCGACGGGGAAGGCGAAAGACCGCACGATCGCGTTGGGAATTGCCATTGGCGCGGGCTATTTATTCCCCACCACATTCGAAAAGGAAGTGTATTCCGACCTGACGGGCGAACGCGGCATCCTCATGGGCGCGCTGGCGGGTGTGATGGAAGCACAGTACAACGAACTTCGCAAGCATGGACATTCTCCATCCGAGGCGTTCAATGAAACGGTGGAGGAACTTACACAGTCGTTGATCCGGTTGGTGGGACAGAACGGCATGGACTGGATGTACGCCAACTGTTCCACCACCGCCCAGCGCGGCGCGCTCGATTGGAAGGACAAGTTCCGTGATGCGGTTGCGCCCGTATTCACTGATTTGTATCAAAGCGTGGTTTCAGGCAACGAAGCGCGCATCACGCTCGAAGCCAACAGCCAGCCCGATTACCGTGCAAAACTCGAAGTGGAACTCGCCGCCGTCCGCGATTCGGAGATGTGGCGCGCAGGCGCAGCGGTGCGGTCGTTGAGACCTGAGAATTGGAAGAAGTGA
- the ilvN gene encoding acetolactate synthase small subunit → MNYTFIALVENKPGVLNRVASLFRRRNFNIESLAVGRTDNPDVSRMTIVVSCPNGDVDAHRIEANLYKLVNVIDVQDVTHQPSVTRDLALIKVKVAPERRAEVNGLAEIFRARIVDVAPDSVIVEITGTEDKIEGMMELLRPIGIVEMVRTGQVAMTRGVNDGVRRMPGMSDRHYEDVSVAAMVP, encoded by the coding sequence ATGAATTACACCTTTATCGCATTAGTAGAAAATAAACCCGGCGTGTTGAACCGCGTGGCATCGCTATTTCGCCGCCGCAATTTCAATATCGAGTCTCTCGCCGTCGGGCGGACGGATAACCCCGATGTGTCGCGTATGACCATCGTGGTGAGTTGCCCGAATGGGGATGTGGATGCACACCGCATCGAAGCGAACCTGTATAAGCTGGTCAACGTGATTGACGTGCAGGACGTCACGCATCAGCCTTCGGTGACCCGTGACCTGGCTCTGATCAAGGTCAAGGTCGCACCCGAACGCCGCGCCGAAGTCAATGGGCTGGCTGAGATCTTCCGTGCCCGCATCGTGGACGTGGCTCCTGATTCGGTCATTGTCGAGATCACCGGCACGGAGGACAAGATAGAAGGCATGATGGAACTGCTCCGTCCGATCGGCATCGTGGAGATGGTGCGCACGGGACAGGTCGCAATGACGCGCGGCGTTAACGATGGCGTGCGCCGTATGCCTGGCATGAGCGATCGTCATTATGAGGACGTGTCCGTCGCGGCGATGGTGCCGTAG
- the ilvB gene encoding biosynthetic-type acetolactate synthase large subunit produces MKLKGAEIIWECLTREGVEVVFGYPGGANMPIYDAMLNYPVHHVLVRHEQGGAHMADGYARVSGKVGVAMATSGPGATNLVTGIATAMMDSVPVVFITGQVAAHLIGGDAFQETDVTGITLPITKHNYLVTRADQIAETICEAFYIARSGRPGPVLVDICKNAQVESCEFVYPEEVKLPGYQPVTRSPRNLLEDAVALIQKAKKPVILCGHGVLMSEAEEELMQFAVKTQTPVTSTLLGLGAFPASHPLSLGMMGMHGEAYANMAIQNSDLILAFGMRFDDRVTGTLKTYAPKAKKIHIEIDPSEVHKNVFVDVPLVGDVKTVVSDLIPLVDEYDHDEWLEEINNWKNEADSRSIMNWEDDGKLYVAHLIGDIWKATGGGAIVTTDVGQHQMWTAQYYQLDKPNRWITSGGAGTMGFGLPSAIGAWFAAKDQEIWAIAGDGGFQMTAAELTTAVQEGANVKVAIMNNNFLGMVRQWQEFFFEKRYSAVNMLTPDFVKLAEAHGVPARLVTKREEVGEAIEWARKTRGPVVLEFRVEQEDAVYPMVPAGSALHEMIRRPVKQAAQK; encoded by the coding sequence GCGGATGGATATGCGCGCGTTTCGGGAAAAGTGGGAGTGGCAATGGCAACCTCCGGACCCGGCGCAACGAATTTGGTGACGGGTATTGCAACGGCAATGATGGATTCAGTCCCTGTTGTCTTTATTACTGGACAGGTTGCGGCACATTTGATCGGCGGCGATGCGTTTCAGGAGACCGATGTTACAGGCATTACCCTGCCGATTACGAAACATAATTATCTTGTGACGCGCGCTGACCAGATTGCGGAAACGATCTGTGAGGCGTTTTATATCGCGCGCAGTGGACGACCCGGCCCCGTGTTGGTCGACATTTGCAAGAACGCACAGGTGGAGTCGTGTGAATTTGTTTACCCGGAAGAAGTGAAACTGCCCGGCTACCAGCCTGTGACGCGGTCGCCGCGCAATTTGCTGGAGGATGCTGTTGCGTTGATACAGAAGGCGAAGAAGCCCGTCATTCTATGTGGACATGGCGTGTTGATGTCGGAGGCCGAAGAAGAGTTGATGCAATTTGCTGTGAAGACTCAAACGCCTGTGACCAGCACGTTGCTGGGCTTGGGCGCGTTTCCCGCGTCGCATCCGTTGAGTCTGGGAATGATGGGGATGCACGGCGAAGCGTATGCGAACATGGCGATCCAAAATTCCGATCTGATCCTTGCCTTCGGGATGCGCTTCGATGACCGGGTGACCGGTACATTGAAAACGTACGCGCCGAAGGCAAAGAAAATCCATATCGAAATCGACCCGTCTGAAGTGCATAAAAATGTGTTTGTGGACGTTCCTCTGGTCGGCGATGTGAAAACGGTCGTGAGTGATCTGATTCCCCTGGTGGATGAATACGACCATGATGAATGGCTGGAGGAAATCAATAATTGGAAGAACGAAGCCGATTCCCGCTCGATCATGAATTGGGAAGATGACGGCAAGTTGTACGTGGCACATCTGATCGGTGATATTTGGAAAGCGACAGGTGGCGGTGCGATCGTGACGACGGATGTAGGTCAGCACCAGATGTGGACGGCGCAATATTATCAACTGGATAAGCCGAACCGCTGGATTACTTCGGGCGGCGCGGGGACAATGGGTTTTGGTCTCCCATCAGCCATCGGCGCGTGGTTTGCAGCGAAAGATCAGGAGATATGGGCAATTGCCGGTGATGGCGGATTCCAAATGACCGCTGCCGAGTTGACCACTGCCGTTCAGGAAGGCGCGAATGTGAAAGTCGCCATCATGAATAACAACTTCCTCGGCATGGTGCGTCAATGGCAGGAGTTCTTCTTCGAGAAGCGCTATTCCGCAGTTAATATGCTCACGCCTGATTTTGTCAAACTGGCAGAGGCGCATGGAGTCCCTGCACGGCTTGTAACCAAACGTGAAGAAGTGGGTGAAGCCATCGAATGGGCGCGCAAGACCAGGGGGCCTGTTGTACTGGAGTTCCGTGTGGAACAAGAAGATGCCGTGTATCCAATGGTTCCCGCCGGTTCGGCATTGCATGAAATGATAAGAAGACCAGTCAAACAGGCTGCACAAAAATAA